CGGCCTTCAGTCCCCCATGAGTTACGCCGGGGACTCCTCTGCCTGCTGTGGCTTCCGCATGCCACCCGGTGCTTCACTTCCTAGAGGTCGAGGCCGTGGAACGTCCAGAGGTGGAGGTCGTGGCCGCGAGCGTCCATCATCATCTGCAACAGATGCAAGCGACGCCGACGACGATGAAGACATCGAGGACGAAGATGAGTGTGGACCTGATGGAAAGGTAAAGATTTGGATAAATTTACTAGGTTGTTTTGAACTGAATTTCATTGTGCCTCTGTTTTGAACTTATGAACTCAGTTTTCTTTACTAGAACAAGTTTGACAAGGCTAGATGGACAGAACAAAATACATTTATATTATGTGAAATAGCTGTTGAAGAACTTAGGGATGGTAATTGTGTGAAAGGAGCTTGGACAACTAGAGGGTACCAGAATTTGAAGGACAAATATTTTGAGAGGGCTGGACTCAAACATACAACCAAACAAATTAAAAACAGATTCACTATGTTGAAGAGATGGTATGTTGCTTGGGTTTGGTTGGGCTGCCAAACTGAAAAAGGTTTCTGAGAGAACGGCGAAATCGCTGCCTCAACTGCATGGTGGAACCAAAAAATTTCAGTAAGTACCTGTGTGATACAGATATCATTTTGCAATGTGTATATGGACATGCTCTTAACTATTAAATTCAAATGCAGCAAAATCCAAATGCCAAGAAATTTCAGAGGGGCAATCCTGAGTACATGGACATGCTCATAGAGTTGTTTCAAAGTGTGGCAGTGGATGGTACCACTGCATACTTCCCTGgagatgaagaagaggaagaaccaGATGCTGAAGAATTTTCTGTTGATGAGGGTTTTGTTCAACCTGGTTCTACAAGGCTTTCTGGTCATGATGGATTCAACAACAGTCCCATGAGCACAAGCAGCCGCAAAAGAGGGAGTAGTTCTTGTGACACAACAGCCACTAGTCCTGGAAAGAAGAGCAAGAGCCCAGTAGTCAAGCTAGTGAGGGGTTTTATGCAGAAATTCTCAATTGAGAGTGAAAAGTCCAATCAGCTCATAGCTGAGTTAATTAAGCAGACTGGGCAGGCAAGGGAGAAGAGGCCTAACACTACTGTTGATGAGTTGACCACATGTCAGAACTTAGCTATAGATTGTTGGGCTGCAGAAGATTCTGTCGAGTATTTTTTGCTGCAACACAGTTGTTTGTTGAGAAGGCCAACAGAGTGATGTTCATGAACATGAAATCTAAGGAGGCTAGATTTATGTGGCTGAGAAGATATTGTGTTCTCAAGAATTTGACCTAGACATTAGCTATGTTTGGCTTCCTGTAATAATTGGAGTTGTGTACTCTTTGTTTATGTACTTGGTCCTAGTTGTGTGCTATTTAGAACCATTTGTGAACTAATTGTGTGCTATTTGGAACCATTTATGAACTATTTGTGTGCTATTTGGAGTTTATCACTGCTGTGCGCTATTTGTATTTGTAATAAATTGCTGCTTGTTCACTACTATTTTGCTGATTGTGTATGCTATTTTTGTTCTGCTTCAGGACTCCAATGATGAGCAAGATTCTAGTGGAAATGATGGTGACGATTCAAGTGGAGTTGATACCTTGGTTGCACTGACCTTGCTGCAGCAAATGGAGAGGAGAAAGAATGCTTTGCTTGCCTGCTTGATTGGCACGTGTCACTTGGACTCTTACTCAAATAAAGCACCAAGAAGGATGGCAAAAGAAACTGGAATTTAGTGGGTAATGAGAACTCTAGGGAACCCGACTGATTGTTATGACATGTTTAGAGTCAGCAGGCCACTATTTGAGAAGTTACATAATGTGTTAGTAGAGAGTTATGgtttgaagtccaccaaaagaATGTGTTCAAGAGAGTCTCTAGCGCTATTTTTGTGGACAGTAGGCGCCCCTCAATCAGTTAGGCAGCAAAGGAACAGATTTATTAGATCCTTGGAGACATGTAATAGGAAGTTTGAAAAAGTGTTGGCATGTTTGATTAAACTAGCACAAGATATCATTAGGCCACAAGACCCTCGGTTCACAAATGTGCACCCAAGGTTGAAAAATTGAAAGTATACTCCATTCATGGATACTTGTATAGGAGCAATAGATGGCACACATATTCAAGTTGTGGTTCCAAATGACACCGCTGTCCTACATAGAAATAGACACAAAGAGATTAGTCAGAATGTGATGTGCGTATGTGACTTTGATATGAGGTACACTTTTGTCCTTGCCGGCTGGCCTGGATCGGTTCATGATATGAGGGTGTTCAATGATGCTATGACTAGACTTGGACACAAGTTTCCACATCCACCACCAGACAAATTTTATCTTGTGGACTCAGGATATCCAAACAGACCGGGTTATCTAGCACCGTACAAAGGTCATACATATCTTTCCAGGAGTACCGTGACGGCATAATGCCTAGAGGTAAAACGGAGCACTTCAATTTTTGTCATTTTTCACTTAGAAATGTGATAGAGAGGTCGTTTGGAGTGCTGAAAAATAAGTGGAGAATTTTGTTTTACCTTCCAAGTTACCCCCAGCGCAAGCAAAGCAAAATTATTGTGGCATGCATGGCATTGCATAATTTCATTAGAGAAAGCAAGATATCGGATATAGATTTTGACAAGTGCGACCATGATGAAAACTATGTTCCACTAGCTGTACCAAGATCTCAAGGAATCGGTACAAATGAAAGTGATAGCGCCGTGATGAACCAATTCCGGGATTGGGTTGCGGATGGTTTGTGGAGTTTGAAGTAGTTGTGCTTTTTGTGGTTTATTCGTGTTGCGGAAGACATTATTTGTAATAATGAGCACCATTTCATTATGGTTTACTTTATTTGTGATTTGTATTAACATTTGTTACAATGATTTGGACTGTAATAATAATGTAGCTTTGCATGCAATGCATGGCGCGCAGGGAGAGGGTCTGCATGCAGTGCATGGCGCGCAGGGAGAGGGGTGGGCGCCTGGGCACATGCATGTAGGGAGAAGGGGTAAAAATGTCTTTTGAACACAGCATTTAATGAGGTTTAGTCCCTTGTCTTTTGGAAACAAACAGGGTGGGACTTTTTTTTAGACCCAGGGTCTTTTGGAGGGGCTAGAGTCTAAGTATTTGTGTCCATAAAATTTCCATTGAGATTGGCCTAAGCATTAAATATCGATGGGGTCCACCACCACTGCTCCGCAGCTTGAATAATCTGGAGTTCTTTGTAGCCGGCCAGCGGGCGTATTCATTAGCCTTGCTCTTAACCAACTCGACACGCTGCTCCCCGCACCGCCGCCCGTGCTCCGGTCGTCCGGCCGGTCCACGCACACTGCCGTGTTGCTGCATGCCATAGCTCCTCCCTAGTTTAATCGTCCTAGCATAGCTATCTCGAACTGGCCTTGCTAATGGGCTCGGAACCGAGCTGTATCCACACCAATCTTCATATGAGGAAAATAAATATTACCCAACTCACCCCAAACTTCCACCATCGTagaccaacccagcccaaacatTTCaactaataatataatagattatTAGTCAAACTATGGTTTGAGCTAATAAGAACCCATTTCCCAAACTGTTGTTGCTCTAGTGGTGGTGGATGGAGGTCGACGGCGGACAGCTCCGCGGCGTCTCCGGGGTGGCTCCCCAGCCCGTCGCACCTCGGGGAGCTAGCGCAGGGAGCTGACGGCGAGGTCGTGCGCAAGGCCTGGTGCGTCAACGTCGGTGAAATCTCCACGGACGGCCACTCCATCGATAACCCGTCGCCATCCACTGGTTCAACTGCATCAGGAGCAGAGGCGAACCCCCATCGCCTTCAACAAGGGAGAAGCGAGAACCATAGcaagaacaaaagaataactgAATGAACTGACGAATCTAAGTGTGCATACGGGAGGTGTGGGGTGCTCGTCAGAGAGATCCGACGAGCGCCGGGCTTGCTGTGGAGCGAGACGGCCTGCTCCTTGGACAGCCgcgcctcccgcggcggcggcgccggcggcccccgCTGTGGTGGACGAGGTCAGGACCCCGCCGTCACGCCGTGGCCAATCCCGACGGGTTGCGGCGGCGGTAGCAGGAGGCAGAGGTAAGGGTTTGAGGGACGGAGAAACAGAGTCGTTCTCCCTCTCGAGTGTCGCTGCAGGTGGCTGGTGGCCCATCATATCAAAATTACAGCCCATGGTTACTAACCGTTACAAACTGCTGTGGGCCttgaaaccaaaccaaaccaatccATTTGCAGTGTCGGCTTATTAGCATCCAGCCCAATTGAAACTAAAGCAAAATCCAAACTGTTATAGTTATTCCAGCCCAAACCATTTGCAGGGCGAGCTCGAACTCGGCAGATCTGGCAAAAGCTATAGCGCGCGCGGCAGGCGGACGCATGCTCTGTCACGTACACCAAGAGCAACGGCGAATTGTTTTTCCCTATCCCCGGCGTAGGCGTAGCTGTCACGGCGAACCGGGCGGCGATGCCCCTGCTCCCCCGCGCGCGCACCTGGCCGGCGACCGGCGTGGTCCCTCCCAGCCACCCGGCCGTACGGCCGGGCCGGAGCATCCATGTCCACCCacgccggccgctgccgtcacCCATACTCCTCCTCATGCACTTAATTGTGTCCTTCCTCTCGACTCTTCCTCATCTACAGTACAAAAGGGCGAACCGAGAGCGAACTCGATTCCGGCGGCGATTTCGCTGGTACCCCCTCGCCTCTGGGGGCCTCGTTGGCTCTGGAGGTTGGGGGAACCTCGATTTCGTCGTGCGGTGTACATACCCGTATCTATTAGgagtgtttttagtagattagggTTGTTTCTTCCAACTCCGGTGCTGCGGAGAGGACCTGTGTACCGGTGCTTGTGTTGCTTCGACAGACGACGACGAAGTGGTGAGGATGTCTTCCATTTGGTCTTTGATGGGAGCTTCTTCGCCGTTCTCGGTTTCCATGTATTTGTTTTCAGTGACAGTTCAAGGTTAGGATTAGGGTTCCAATCTCTTCCGAGCTTCTCTGGCATGGGGTTTGCTGTTGGGAAATGGGTTTCTGTGTTGTTCCATGAGCGTGGGTTGCATAGCAACATATTCATATGCAGGGGCTTTGACTTTGGCGAGCATCTCTTGGTTCCTTTTCTCTGCGCCGATTTTCAAATCCTCTATGTTCTTTCTTGGGTTGCTTGTGCTTCCCATGTCTTTGGCGGCGCAAAATCTGTTTTCTACAACAGGCATGCTGCTTGGTGGAGTTTCGGTGCTTCTGCCGGTGATGTGTTCATTGGAATATTTTGCTGTTACTCCTTGGTTCATCGGAGGAGCTTTATGTCCCAGCTCGAATCGGATTCGGGCTGATTGCTTGTTCCCACCTTCGGTGGTTCAGCTACCCTTTTGGGTTCTTCGTCGCCCGGCGCTGTGGGATTCCTGGAGGTCCTTGATGCGTCGGATCCCTCGTTGCCTGTCGATTGTTTGCCGGCTCGTTCAGCGTTTCAACAGCATGTCGATCCTGACATGCCACTCAAGATGGTGCCAAAAAAATTTGTTCTTCGCCAGAGGGGGAGGTCGGCATCAAGCTAGGAGCtcaggccaccggcggcgagaacgACTAGGAGTACTCAAGGACTAGAATGTATTTTCTATTCTTTTTAAGGGTGTCTTTGCACTTTGGGCTGTAATCACCGAATATTAAAGAATGAAATCCCGGTTTTCTAAAAAACAAATTGTGATGTGGGGAACACGCTTTCGTACGGCGGGATCGCTCGGGTCGGAGTAAACTAGCGCGGCGTTCGTCGTGGTCGTGGTGGCTGCCGATtcgggcaggggctgcggccgCAGGGGACAAGATGACgcgcgggcggccggccggcgacagCTGTCCCGGCGCGGGGGATTGTTAAAAGGCGGGGCGCATAGCCCGGGGCCGGCCGGAAAGGGAAGGTGCTGCGCGCGGCATATAATTGTGTACTCCGAGCTAGAAGCATCTAATCTTGCTTCTCGCTGAAAAAGAGTGTACGCGATCTGTACGAATGGTTCGTCGATACGGCAAGCGACGACCAACCTGAAATGGGGAGAGATGGTAAATCAGGAGCACAGGTGCTGTGCCTTTTCATTTTGAAGAAGAAAGCACATATGGGTCCTGGAACTGGAAACATGGCCTGAAAAAATGACAGGCTAAGCTCCATGAAAATAAGAATCTGAAGAAGGGAACAGTAAGTTCCTTCCTAGGACGACCTCCGATAGATGGCAGCGAAAGATGCGTTATTACCGTGGAGAGAACATAATCATCGGACAAGACGCGCGTTTTCAAGGAATCTGGAGCCAGGGAGTTGAGAGCTCCGAGCTTCCGAGGGTTGACATTCTGGCTTCTGAAGAGACACAAAATTCATCCCCCCCTTTGCCTTATGTTTTGGCAAGGTTAAACGGCGTCCAAACCAATTATCGTAGCTAATCATGGTGGAATGGTCTGCACATCTCACGGAGCCTTCTGGATGAAGGAATCTTGAGCAAACTATAACTATTGGCTACCTACGGGACATGTAAGCGACCTGGACAGACGAGTATTCCGATTAACTCACGCTGGAATGCGGTGGGAAACAGCACAAAACTAGGGTCCCAGCTAGGGGATATGAACGCATAAAAGAATGTTTTTGGTAGAGTAGCCTCCATCCAAGAATCCCTAGATCTTTTGTTTTTGCCTAAAAGAGACGCTCGAATCCGCAAGCGGACACAGATCATGTGCCCCGTCATGAGTACAGGGAGGATTTTGTTAACAAACAAGAACAATGATCGTGCTTAGTAACGATAGCGACATAGAAAGGGACCTGTAGGTAAAATCTAGGCATTGAGaccgtcaaaaaaaaaatataggcATTGAGAAGAACTTCGTGCTAATTAAAGACCTGTAGGTAAAAAGGACCGTTCGCTGAAATTGCGCAGGGCCCAAGTTTTTTGAACAGCAAAGGAAAggcaaaagtctattttacctcctccaactattaccaaagtttgattttcctcctacaactataaaaccgggtatttcacctccctcaacttttcaaaccgtccattttacctcccccgagcggttttgaagactgtttgctacagtaactgtagttttgtctttttcttttttttaaaaaaatcagttgaatctttgaaaaatcatagtaaatcacaaaaaaatcataaaatagaaaatccaattttgttggactccacatgagtagatatacgcagtgaatatattatatggtatactttcgtacaatttttttactgtaactttagatatatacttttctgtaattaatttatagctacagttttcgtcgtcccactatggtgaaatttttatggtgagctaatcattatatgattgagctgtagtaaaaattttatgattattagatcatgtttgactgatctatagatttatctatataaactagataaatctatagaaaaatctagacgaatctatagataaatctatataaACTGATGAGGTCCCTTTGCTGCTTGAGTAAAAAAGGACCCAAGCAGCAAAGGGACCTCATCAGTGAAGCCCAAGCTGGCCTAGCTCAGCCCATTCAACCCATGAGGCCGTGACCTGCAGGAAACTGAATGCAACTTGGACCCACGAACCACACCAATCTTTCTTTTGGGAAGTTGAGGGCCGTGGGCCCTCGCGCttgcccgcccgccgcccgccttgTACGCGGGCACGCCGGCGGTGCAGAGCGCTAACTGCCGGTCTGCCGCCGCCCGACCTTGGCTCCCCACGtcgcctcgcgctcgccgcaCGCACGTTCCCCTCAACCCTCCCTCACGGCCTCACCCTCGCACTCCCGCGGTCAAACCACAACCGGCACCCCGACGCGACGCGGCCAGCAGGAGAGGAGGAGCCATAGcaaccgccgccgagcccctaCAACTACAAGACGCGCGCGGGACGGAGCCCACGAGCCTGCAGTTCCCACTCACTCCACGCAACTCAACCCGAGCGCGCGCGAGCACCGCTCGCCAAGCCGCCGCTGCCGAAGCACCAGAGCCTCGGTCTTTCTCCTTCCCCCTCGTCCTCGCCGCCTGCTGCACGCTAGACCCATGGCCTCGGCGGCCGGCACCGTCAGCTCCCGGGCGCtggccctcgccggcgccgtcctcctcgtcctcgccgctcccgacctcgccgccgccgagcccgaggccgccgcgccgcggccggccccgCTCGAGTTCCACGTGGGCGGGCCGCGCGGATGGCGCGTCCCCGACGCCAACACCAGCTACGGCTGGTGGGCCACCAACAACCGCTTCCACGTCGGCGACCGCCTCTGTGAGTATCCGTGCCAAAACAGCAACCATTCCTCGCCCGGTCGATGCTCGAGATTGATCCGGCCCGATGCTCCTGCTCGCAGTGTTCAAGTACGCCCAGGACTCGGTGTTGGTGGTGGACCGCCCGGCCTTCGACGCCTGCAACGCCACCGAGCCGCTGGCCGCGTTCACCGACGGCGCCACCACGGTGCGACTCGACCGCCCAGGCTTCTTCTGCTTCATCAGCGGCGAGCCGGGCCACTGCCAGGAGGGCCAGAGGCTCATGGTGCGCGTCATGGTGCACCCGGCGGGCCTggccgcggcgcccgcgcctGGGGTCCTGGCGCAGCCGGGCGCGCGCCCCAGGTCGTCGTCGGGGTGCGcgtcctccggcgccgccgagccggtcgccgccgccggcgtcgccgtcaCGGCGGCGATGGCCGGTGTGCTTGTTGGTCTCTTCTAGATGCATGCTCCGGTGATCACCTTGCCTTCACGGGCAAACTCGTCGCTACTGCTGCTTAGTTGTGTTAGGTTAATGCGTCTTCTTGTTGTTGCAGTTTCGGTTCCTCTGCTGTTTTGTTAGGTTCATGATTCGTGAGCTATCCGTTCTAGTAACATTAATGCGTCAGACAATTTGTTTTACTGCGTGATTATGTGCTATCTAATACACATGAAACTTGGTTCATTGCATTCTTATCTTGGAGTTCCTGAACGATGCCGGCCGATTCTATGTTGTGAGCACTGAGCAGTGCTGCGTTACGAGTTACGACATTTAAGGCCAGATGGTTCCATTTATATTTTTACTAATGTACAGCATTCATGACTGAAAACACCATACAATCTGTAGTTCTTTGCAGATGGCCAGCCATCTAAACCATCACGGGCCCGGTGTTCTTGCTCCAGTTGCTTCAGCTGCTGCTCCAGCTTCAGCCTTTTTGTCGatcgaaaaaaaaaaacaggaatgCACGCGCCGTGAGAGTATTCACAACTTCGTGCTCCGAAATGCAATGCTACAATGCAGAGTAATGTTCTCACAAGTTCTGTATTCGTGGGTTCGTGGAGTGAGAAATTTGCATCTGAAGATGAGTGGCCACGGCATGCCAATGTTCGTGCGGATCATGATGCAGCACATGctgaaaatgaaaatgaaactttGCAAAGAAATGGAACTCATAGTAATAATAAAGCAAAAAATATAAACCAAATGGAGGCAATGGTTCAAGCACGCGTGGCAGAGAGAAGGCCCGCGCTCTCATGGCCCTCCCTAAAACGCGCCATTCTCATCGTTGAGCCGCTTGTCCGTACGTCGTCTCCATTGCCGGTCCCCCGAGCGAGCGCCATGCACGTGCCACAATGGTCGTTCCCGATCCCGAACGGGCAACctgaggcggaggcatcggaaCGGCCAACAATCTACGGCGTTGCATGACAACACGCGCGCACTCTCGTGGGCCGGCAGCTCCATGGGCAcctccgtcgccgtcgcggtggccgtcgtcgccaccgccgtcgtcctcctcggGCGGGTCGCCCATGCCGAGATCAAGACCACGTCCATCGTGTCGGACCCGAGGCTGATCATCCTCTTCGAGCAGTTCGGCTTCGCGAGCGGCGGCAGGGCCACCGTCTCCATAAGCCGCGCGGCGTGGCAGCTCCGGCGGGGTTCGCGCCGCCAGGGCGTCGACCCCAACCTCATGGGGTTCGTGCTCATCTCCGGCGCCCAGTTCCCCATGGTCAACAACCAGACCGAGTACGCcgcggccggaggcggcggcggcggcgggttttGCGTGCTGACGAGCGACTACGCGCTCCCGGTGCTCCGGCTCAACGACGTCGCGCCGGGCGGGGCCAGCATCACGGTGACCATCGACGACCCCGACGAGTACGCCGTCGTGTTCAGCAACTGCCAGGACGGCGCGGAGGTGACCATGGACGTGCGCACCGAGATGTACAACGTGCGCCGCGACGCCTCCGGCGGGGTCCGGGACTACCTCCCCGTGGGGCTGCAGCCGCTGCCGGCCATCTACGCCGGCGTGTCGGCGGTGTACCTCGCGTTCCTGGCGGGGTGGGCGTGGACGTgctgccggcggcgcgccgccgcggagcgcaTCCACGCCGTGATGGGAGCGCTGCTGCTGTTCAAGGCGCTCAAGACGGCGTGCGCCGCCGAGGACGCGTGGTTCGTCGAGCGCACGGGCACGCCGCACGGCTGGGACGTGGCCTTCTACGTCTTCGGCTTCTTCAAGGGCATCCTGCTCTTCACTGTCATCGTCCTCATCGGCACCGGCTGGTCCTTCCTCAAGCCCTACCTCCAGGTCACAACTTATTACTACTTGTCATCAAATCCATCTCGGCAGCTCTCTTGCCtagttcgtttcaaaaaaaaaaatcatcgcCGATCGATCAAGACTTGCATTGCGTCCCAAAGTTAAAGGGTTGACACATTTCTTTCAAGGTGCTCCCTTTGAATAATGTCGTTGGTGCAGGAGCGCGAGAAGAGCGTGCTGATGATCGTGATCCCGCTGCAAGTGATGGAGAACCTGGTGCTGGTGGTGATCGGCGAGACGGGGCCGACGGGGAAGGACTGGATCGTGTGGAACCAGGTGTTCCTGCTGATCGACGTCGTCTGCTGCTGCGCCGTCTTCTTCCCCATCGTCTGGTCCATCCGCGGCCTGCGCGAGGCCTCCAAGACCGACGGCAAGGCGGCGCGCAACCTCCGCAAGCTCACGCTCTTCAAGCGCTTCtacctcgtcgtcgtcggctaCCTCTACTTCACCCGGATCATCGTGTCCGCGTTCCTCGCGGTGCTCAGCTACAAGTACCAGTGGGGCGTCAACGTCGCCGTCGAGGCCGCCAGCTTCGCTTTCTACCTCTTCGTCTTCTACAACTTCAAGCCGGTGGAGAAGAACCCGTACCTGTACATccccgacgaggaggaggaggccgccggcggggagctcgAGATGGACGATGGAGCTTTCTGATGAGCTCTGGTTCATGGGATGCAGAGCCATCGTGACTTAAAAGTTGTGTATCATGTATGTAGTACATGTTGTTATCCTTGGTCGTTCTTATTAGCAAGTAGCGCGGTACACGGAAATATTTGTGTTAGTTGCTCATTAGCCTCTGATTGGGCTGCTGCTGGGGGATTTGAAGGTATACAAATATTTCTCTGTTTTTCATGAAGGAATGAATATATAATCTTTAGCACGAAGAATAGGTGAATTGGCCCAAATGGTCTAGATTTTCTATCACGCAAAATCAAACCTGTCGAGAACTAGTAAACATACTCACCATCAGTCCATCACTAACATAAAAAATAAGATCAAAATAGATGGATGCTGCCATCGTGAGCAGGGCAGATGGACATGACTTCCTTTAATAGTCCTCAAGCTACTAGAGGAAAGGAGTCCGCGTGCAAGCTTTTTCATGCCGCTGGCTGCGGCACCGCCACGGGGGCCGTGTCCACGTCGATGACGACGCACGGGTCCAGCAGCGCGCCGGCATCCCCGACCCGCCTGGCCAAGCACCGCACCAGCTTCCCCTGGCGGCTCTCGTCCTGCCGCTGCACCGACGGGACGACGAGCGTCACGTCGaacgccgcggcgccgcgcctcATGTCCCCGGCGAGGGCGTCCAGCGCGAACCCCGGCACGCGGACCGCGGCGCCCCACGCCGcgacgggcgccgccgcccccg
This window of the Panicum virgatum strain AP13 chromosome 1K, P.virgatum_v5, whole genome shotgun sequence genome carries:
- the LOC120655417 gene encoding early nodulin-like protein 1, producing the protein MASAAGTVSSRALALAGAVLLVLAAPDLAAAEPEAAAPRPAPLEFHVGGPRGWRVPDANTSYGWWATNNRFHVGDRLLFKYAQDSVLVVDRPAFDACNATEPLAAFTDGATTVRLDRPGFFCFISGEPGHCQEGQRLMVRVMVHPAGLAAAPAPGVLAQPGARPRSSSGCASSGAAEPVAAAGVAVTAAMAGVLVGLF
- the LOC120657125 gene encoding protein CANDIDATE G-PROTEIN COUPLED RECEPTOR 7-like → MGTSVAVAVAVVATAVVLLGRVAHAEIKTTSIVSDPRLIILFEQFGFASGGRATVSISRAAWQLRRGSRRQGVDPNLMGFVLISGAQFPMVNNQTEYAAAGGGGGGGFCVLTSDYALPVLRLNDVAPGGASITVTIDDPDEYAVVFSNCQDGAEVTMDVRTEMYNVRRDASGGVRDYLPVGLQPLPAIYAGVSAVYLAFLAGWAWTCCRRRAAAERIHAVMGALLLFKALKTACAAEDAWFVERTGTPHGWDVAFYVFGFFKGILLFTVIVLIGTGWSFLKPYLQEREKSVLMIVIPLQVMENLVLVVIGETGPTGKDWIVWNQVFLLIDVVCCCAVFFPIVWSIRGLREASKTDGKAARNLRKLTLFKRFYLVVVGYLYFTRIIVSAFLAVLSYKYQWGVNVAVEAASFAFYLFVFYNFKPVEKNPYLYIPDEEEEAAGGELEMDDGAF